The window CAAGTGACAGGAAGTTTCATCACAGTATCAGCCTTAACCAGGCAAAGTTAGTCCAAGTTGAATAAACAAAACACCTTCAAGTTTTAGTGACTATCCTCTTCTTCACAGAATTTTGTGTACTCTTTGGACCCCATCAAAGACTCTAGCTCGGATGGACTGCTCGGCTTCACTTTAATCATCCACCCGTCTTCATATGGACTCGAGTTAACCTTGATAGCAAAAAGGTGATCAAGAAAACATCGAAAAAGGTCATAAGGAGAACGACATTGTCATTTCACCAAGAAGAGAATGAAGGAAAAAAAGGACAGCCTAGTGCACAAAGCATCCTGCATTCACACAGGGTCAGGGAAGAGCTGCACCCAAAGGGGTGTGATATAGACAGTCTAccctaatacaagcattagtggctgcttccacggctcgaacccttgacctataggtcacaaggagaatgaaagaaagaaaacaagaaataGTTGGAGTAATATTTACCAAACCAGGTGTTTCAGTGAGCTTTGTGTTGACCTCAACAATCTCGCCCGAGATTGGACAGTTAATGTCACTGGTAGCTTTCACACTTTCAACAGCACCAAAACTGCTTCCTTGTGAAACAGCAGCACCAGTTTCTGGTAGATCCACAAACACTACTTCTCCAAGATGATCCTGAAAAACATTCATGTTTGAAGGTCAATTTCTATCTCCAGATTAAGAATAACTCTAAATGCTAGTCATTTCAAACAATGTAAATGGATTGGTTTGTGCTGTATGATTTAAGACTAACCTCTGTTGAATGCATTTACAACTTCACATTTGCATTCTGTTAATAGCATCCTCTATTATTTAACCTATATATGCTGAAAGTGTAAAGATTTTTACACTATCAATGTAGTAGTTGCCATTAATCTACCTTATTTTCTAGATCATTAATCCCATTTTTTGAGGATGATTACTTGCAGTCGTGTTTTAGGTGATATGATAGTGTAAAGTTTCTTTCACATGGTCAATGCATACAAGTTGAACTCTTTCATATTCATGGTTTCCTGTTTTCTTTTTTATCATGGTTTCCAAGTGAGCTCCGTATGTTGCTCAGACTCTCAAAAAATGTTGTTGCACCCGTGTCGAATCCTCCAAAAATGTACTACTTTTGGAAGATCAGACACACACCCCGCGACATTTTTGAAGAATCCGGACAATATATCAGCTCCTCATATTTTTCAATATGATTGCAAGTCTATGGCGGACAAAATACGTGGTATTTAAGTGGAAAAAGATAGAGGGAAAAGCCTATTATCCACCGAATTTCAAGCTATGCACCACCTGATTCTCGGGGATATCTCAATTATTTTttttgggagggggggggggggggagactaTATCCAAGTACTGAAGATAAGAAGAACCTGAGCATGATCAGTGATTCCAACTGTTGCCACTGAACCCTCATGCTTCACCCATTCATGTGAAGATGCATACTTCAGACCATCAAGAACTACAAAAACCAAGATTTTCAAGAAACTTAATgtaaatttttaaaatatatttacttaAAAAAAAGGCAGTTCAGTGCATTATGCTCCCGTTATGCGCGGAGTTCGAGGAAGGACAAGACCACAAGGGTAGCCTTAACCTCCATTCCTGCAAGAGACTATTGTAACGGCTCGAATACTGGACCatctggtcacatggcagcaactttaccactTACGCCAAGGTTCCTTATCAATGTTTACTCAGTGAGAATGAAAAAAAGGAGCTTATTGGATTGAAAAAGTTACCAGTAGAAAAGCATCTAGAGATTGAAAAAGCAGGGGAAAGATTAGCTCTTGAGGCAGTGGATACTCTCAATGCATTGGCTGTTGAAGAAGCCCACATTCTCAAAGCCATTTTTCTCTCTAGTAATGTCACAAAAGGGAGTGAAAGGTTACTGCTATATACTTCTGGTTTTTATTATCTAAGATTGAATGGTGTAAAATGAAAGCCTCATCCTAAAGTCAGGGACCAAAATGCTTTATATCTTTTTTGGTAATGACAGATTAATAACCTGAAAATACCTTGTTATAACATGTTAGCAAATGTAAACAGGGAATGCAACCTTGAGTACCTTTCTTTTTCGATTATACCAAGTGATATTCCGGCTAGCGTGCACTTTGACTGATTCACTGAATACCAGTTAAATCCTACGAACGAGTACTCAGTGACGAAACTAGAAATATTTTTAAGGGTATTCAGACTTGAAAGAAGTAAAACAATTTTCCGACAAAGAGTgttcaatatatattatatacatctaaaattaatattttatttatatacacAGTGTATTTTTCGTAATATTTCGACGAACGGTGATCAATTGACCACCCTTAGCAAAAGATGGCTTCGCCCCTGCGAGTACCCGATAGCTCTATCCATCAAGTttaagcaacaacaacaacaacaacaataaaaaaaaaaaactccaagTATAGTCCCATAAATGGGGCCTGAGGAATATAGTATGTACGCACACCTTATGAGCTTGTTTTCGATAAACCATCAGCTAAACTAAACTAAGTTtaagcaaataaaaaaaaataaccaaaaactTTTTTTCTTTGTTAAAATTTGATTCTTGATATTTCATAATCTTTACTCACTTTATTTACCTTTAGGCTACACCATTGAGTGGCTTTGAGTACCTAAAAAAATAACTGGAAAGGGTAAGCCTTAAATCTTCTGCTTTAGAAATGAGTGGCAAGCCACAAGAAGTGTTATCCTTTTGTTAGGCTACACAAGGGCAACATGGGACCACTATGGACTATGACATTAAGTATCATACTTTAATCTTTCCTAATAATATCAGTTTGTGATCCAAATGATTGTAAActatattatatttataaatgGTATCCGATAACTTGTACATATTTAGGCTATTTCATCAATATTTATTATCTCTTACCGGCACATATATCAAGTAATACAGTCCACTAAAACTTAAAAGAGTTAATATTCTAAAACCCTCTTAAACTATTATATTTTTGtcaattttctatttaaattattcGATGTCCTCAAAATCCCCTGAACTATATTGTCGCTCGTATTAAAACCCCTTCATCGCTGACCTTACATAACATGTGTAGATACTCGCTTGGAAACACGTGGTAGCGGAAAAACGCCATCAAAATTGCCCACCTAATAGAAAATAATGGCTAATTAGCCTAACCCTCtttcaaatttatttattttagtaaaTATTCTCCTTATTTTAGTtatatccatctttcttcctcatttttcaccattcttccttatttttccacctttcttctttgtttttcacctctttcttcattttttaacCTTTTTTCTTCAATTCTACATATGGGTTTCCTCTGAAAAAATTTCTCCCTCTCTTGTTTCCTCTGAAATTATTTATTCTCTTCTTGTTTTAGTCTTCTTTCATGTTTTACACATATTGTTAAAAGAATACCAATTTAAATCTTCTTATTAAACTCAACACCTTGTAAAGAATAAAGTTGAATCTCTTGAACCTTCTTTATGTAATCTGGAATTAGAGAATGTAATTGCGGGGCAATTGATTTTTTATTTGCGAAATTTTATTTTGTGTAATCTTTTTTATGTAATACAAGATGACTTTTAAGAAATATAACATTATatgcctttatttatattttaactaTGCTACAAAGTGATTATAAATAAGGACTTATCAGTTGGAGTCTAACATAAAGCACAATCACAATTAAACCTAAAATTAACACAGTATATTAGATATTATTTTGGCGAAAACTCTTAGAATTAATCAATCATTCAAGAGTAATACATCATGAGTAAACTATATAAAAAATTTTGTACAAACTATAAATTAATATAGTTAGACATATGCATATTTAAAAGTCCAACATGGGATTTTAATATATAGGGGATGATAGTAGGCTAGGAACCCGTATTTTAGATGTATTTTACACTCTAATTACTACACTTTGAATATATTTAAGTCTAATTGTTATTACTTTTTACTTATTATGTGTGTTATACGGTATAGGATTTGATTTCAACTTGAAAAGCAAGTTTAGAGCTAAAATGAAtgatttggagttttgaaatctgagtaaaagcccaaagaatTAAATCGAAATCGAGTTCGGGGTCGAGATCCGAGTATGCataagaaaaatgagaaaaaattgtCAAGGAAATAAATCAAGGATGTCATATCATAATTTGGCATTCAAATGTTTAGAAGAGTCACATCTAATTGGCAGAGGGAGTCAGAATTTCAAGCTTATGGGTTCGTGATTCTAATCGttaaaagttactgggttctaaattaatcatttatacatattcaatggaTTTTGTAAGACAAACATAGGGTTCGAATCAAAGTTACTGGGTTCAACCGAACCCGGTCCCGACACTCTACCTCTGCCACTGCTAATTGGCATGTCTGCATACATGGGGGACAAAGGTTTGTGGCCAATTTTGTGCAAATTGAAAGTCTGTGGAAAAGGCCACTAACGCGATGCACGTCGCGTCCCCCAGTGCGGCGCGATAATGCAAATTATGCCCAGAAATGATTTTTGATAGTGTTCTGGAATTCTCTACAGGAGCGCCGCATGCCGCAGCGTGGGTCGCGGCACGGCGCGGTAGCACAAAAATGTTAGAGTGACTTTCTATTTCCGCTAAAAAAGGGTAATTTCATCCGAGGTTTATTTTGGGGGTGgcttaaatacaccaaaacacTATTTTAGATGGACTTTTGATACAATTTCGACCTGGATGAGTTGGAAgaacaaaagcacaaggatttcattattccttcctcactcaagatccgggtttggattgaatttatgttttcctatactttagttacatttgtgaagaactcctccgtgtctatggagtagattcttttgggttttgatggatttggtgtaagcatgattgtttgtggattataactctatttttatgtatttgaatcgtttttgaaagatttaattgttgcatctatattcacttgttcttgtaatcgaaagagacataacttgtgatatctttgcattatattgtcggttgagttcatagattcttctaagtaatcgaaagagcctagttgaatcattgattaaacttagttaagagaataatcgagagaggttctcctaaaaaaTCAATTCattatgcattcttgcatatcttcacgaagcttaaattggttcatattgagaggttgagacttaatcgagagaggagtttctactaaacaattgcactgataattaagtgaattcgagagactcacttgaacattagaagtaaattatctagagttaaatcccagacaattatcttgcacatatcctgTCAAAAAcccattttctcccattgatatcttcctttgcttaGGCCTTGCTTttattgtcattagtcaattagttctagattcttaattaattttagtattaatcacataagagcccgtttggattgactTATTTTAAGTTCTTTTAAGCTAAAATAACTTTTAAGCTATTTTGTAGTGTTTGGATAAAGTAAAAAAGTATTTTAGTCACTTGTTTTTAggctaaaatgacaaaaataagccaaaagttaGAATTCCTAACTTATGGCTTTTGGCTTAAAAGCCAGTTAAAACAAGCacatccaaacgggctctaaatctaaattgttgatcatcttcgatagcaatctagctacaaactacgataatactgtttaattCCAATCctcgtggatacgatattatactatactatctttgattagcgagcacaatttaagtgtgtgttttgctcTCGTTATATTCAAGGGGGTTTTGGGGACACAAGATAATTTAAGTAGGTAACTGACGAAAATGTGTTAGTTTAGGCGGGTTTTAGGTTGAGTTAAATAGTTACATGTAGTGCTACATGGCACGGAGGGAGGGGGTTGGGGTGAGTGAGTGGcgtagaaaaataaaagaaacacaaaacaaaaaattaaaaatacaaaaaaaaagaaattttttttttgtgtgtgagggggggggggggagggggaggggaggtGGTTTGACGGGGTTGGGGTGGGTggcataaaaaacaaaaaaaacaaaaaattaaagtTGGAGCGGTTAGGGTTAGATGTGAGGGTATATTGAGTTTTTAAAAAATCGGGGTTGGGGTGGGTGGCATAAAAAacgaaaaaaaacaaaaaattgaaGTTGGAGCGGTTAGGGTTAGATGTGAAGGTATatggagtttttgaaaaatattttactaaGTTATTCTAGAAAGTCATTTTTTTCAATTTCAGAAAAATGTGATTTGAtatctaggaaaatatttttcgaattaTTTTGTGCATCTAAATGGTGAAAATGGGACACACCCTAATCTACAATCATTTGTACTCATCAGCCCACGGAAAAATACacgttttaattaattaaaaattaaatattcttAATCATAAATCACTAACAAAAAgtcaaaaactagaatttagcaAGGGATCAAAATCGCTATGCCACTCAGAAAATTGAATTTCGATTTATAAAAATAATCCTTAATCCACGTCGATAAATACATGTTCCCCAAATTTTTGTTTCAACTTCGTATTGAATAATCATAAAAGTGAACCCGTTTTACAAAGCCGTCCAGTAAACAGTTCGGAGTTTTGACTGGAGATCGAATTTCCGGTGCCGGTGATCGTATGCATAGCATCACACTATCTAAAACCTCAGATTTTTGCAATTGAATTAGGTTTTGTTACGGCGCCATGGGTGAAATTGATCGAGATTTCAGCAACAAACCGGAGGATCATAAGAAGACGGTGGAAATCTTCCTGAAAATTATCGGTCCTTCTCCGCCTTGTCGCCTTAATGTCCCATCTTCTGTTAAGGTACTCTAAGTATTCTCGAAATTCATGCAAATTATACTGAGAAAAAACTAGGTTTTATTTCAATTCTAATCGTACAGTTGATActtgacttttttttttaaatctagtATTTGATGCATGCTTAGCTAAGGTCACAACAATGCAATTGAAGAAATAAAGGATACATATAGGCGATATCTACTAGTTGAATTGAGGTATTTGTATATCCAAGCATGTGGGGTAATGGTCAATGAAGTAGAGGAGAACAATTGGGACTCAGGTTCAAATCCAGCGGAGACAAAAAAGACCTTAGGTGATTTCGTCCTGCTTAATCCTCAATGGTCAAAGTTACTCGAGAGTTACCTGGTAGTGGTGCTGGTAGAAAGTACTATAAAcctgtgctggtgggaggtagcaggtattCGGAGGAATAATCGAGGTGCACGCAAGCTGTTCCGAACATCGCCGCCATAAAAATAGATATAGAGAATTCGTGATTTTGCTTCAAAAGACAAAATATTAAGTACCAGAATGAAATAGACTTTGATTGAATGTAATGGATTGATGTATTGATGTTTCTATTTCAAGGCACATTAAGGAATGCATGTTTGTTTATCGATTTTCCAACGAGTAAGCTTTTTCAGAAAGGTGGAGACTTTTTGTGTTCATATGTGGCCCGGAAACCACGGTTGTTAAAAATGTACAAATTATGAAGTTTGGGATGGAGTGTAGTGCAGACAAAGTTTTCTTAGTAAATGCTCTGATAGTTGGAAGGAGAAAGGTCGCAAGATAGTGATTTGAACTTCATGTCAAAATTATTGAACTCAAAGGGGCGTTAAAAAGTAAATATTAACTCTGGCAGCTGTGGTACGTACTATACCTAATCAATCAGGACTGAACCGACCTCCCACACTAGCCTTGGCCCAAATTAATTGCCCTTCTCATAGCCATAGTTGAGCCAGCCTGGGCGTGCGTGAAGTGGCCCGTGTGGAGTGTTTGCATCCAGAATTTGAATTAGACTCTGTTAGACACGTGTCCCTACGGTCCTCGATCACAATGCCTATCTGAAAGACCACATCTCTGTCAACAGATTCGCCTTAAAGATTTTCCTACCTGCTTGCATAACTTCTGGCATCAACTCACAATTCTTCTAGATTTTCATTGGAATCTTCAAGATTCCTTCGCAGTCCTTGATTGTTACCCTACCTGGCATCTTGCGGTCAGACTATCTTAAACAAATTCTCGCCCATTTCACCTGTTACATCTTTACAACTTGGGTCAAGTTGCAGAAAACCCCCCAAATGATTCCTAATCATTGTGAAAACAATAGTGTCTGATTATGAGATAACTTTGAAATTAACCGAGAATTTATGTGGGACGCTAGAAAGCTTAACCTAACGGCAATAGCAGTAAGTCACTTGGCTGCCACCTTGTGGTCAAGAAAAACTCTGAGTGATTCTAGGTCGGTTTTTGAGTTTGAACCTTCATAGATGTCAAGTGATCCCAGTAGTATTCTGATAagcaatttttttaatttaaaatgagTTCTAACTTCTAATAAGCTATTTCTGATTTGGCATGTGACAGTAGCAATAAACTAGAACTGTTTAGGGAGAGTTGGAGACTCTGCATAGAGAAGAATTTGGAATCTAGAATTGCAAAAATTGCTGATATCTAAGGTGGCAGATTTTTCAGTTTTTGCAAAAACTCAAACAAACGCATTAAAAGATATTGTTTTTCCCCCTAATCATATTTAAAAAAGTTGTAGGAATGCACTAAAAGATATAGTCTAGACCTGTCTTGTTGGCTGTCATTTTAGATGCGTATATTTTAAAGCCATGGAGTTGCTTTGAATGTGCTTTGACATTTTCTGTGGATCCAGGTACATGAATTGAGAAAGATGATTGCTGGGAATCGACATATGCCTATTGAAAATTTAAGACTTGTATTACGAGGACATGTATTGCATGACAATGAAAATGGAGATGACATAGCAATCCAACTCAACAACGGAGGTCCAATTTTCTTCGACTTTATTGATTATCAAATTTTGATATAATCATTTTGCATCCATATGCTGTAATAACTATTTGTAGGAGGACTTTATGTATGCGTGATATAGAGGTATCATGATCTTTGATCTCTTTTTTCTTCTTGCGGCTGGAATGGGTAAGGAAATGCACACATGTATAAGTATGCAAACTATTCTAATGAACTGTCACTTTTTGTTGCATATCGACTCTGCTTACATGATTTTGACTGGTATCTTGGGCTGCTTCATGCTACGTTTCTGTCTGAATCTCCCATTCACAGTTTTGGATGCTGTGTTTTTAGTTGGTTGCTCACTATGTTCCTTAGCTTTCTTATTGGTGGCTCAATTTTGGTGCGTTTTCAATATGCAACAAAATTAGTTTGTATCTTTTATAAGGTCAGATCAGTCATTAAGGTAGTCGTTGGGGTAATGAGTTTGCGGATACTCGTTTGGCTCCTCATTGCCCCAACCTTCCTTGTAGGCTTCATACTGTGCCAGCAATAGATCGTATGTATCTTATATTTTCTCCAACCTATGGATTTTTAGATTCTGCCAATGTAATGATATAGCATTGCTAGCCTAAAGAGAAACAACTCGGTTTTATGCACTTCCTAAGAAGCGGTAGAAAGTAGACTAGTTCAAAGGTTATGTCCACTTCTGAATCTGCATCTGGTGGCACTTCTGAAAATCTTGATCCAACAACGAAATCTGTATTTGAGGTTAGCAGTGTTAAGAGTGCTTGATTTGTGGGTTAGGTTCATGTTACGGGTTTAAACCCTACTGAAGACAAAAGCCTGGTACTTTACTGGAATAGGGTAGAGGGTGGGCCCATTATCTGCCGTGAACCGTGCACCACTTGCCTCTGAGATTCTCGGCTATAGAAAAAAGGTTTAAAAGTGCTAATGGTATAAGTCTTTGTCTTGGCTACTTTACACACAATCATCAAAAAGTTTGCATGATGTTTGGCCCTGGATGATGTTGCACTTTCCCTtttaaagaagaaaggaaaaaaagacGTTACACTTTCACATTTTCATCATTATTCTACATGATCATAATTAATGAAACTTGTTACCAAAAAAAACGAAACTTCTTTCTCTATTATAACAAGTTGAAATTCATTAATTTGTAGATTCTCTGATAGTTGCTGTCAAACCAAAGCCACCCCCTAAACATTTTCGGGATGAATTTGaggatgacgatgatgatgaacTGGTGAGTAGTAAATAAATGCCACAAATGTATAGGAAATTCAGTTGTCTGTTTTGAAACTTGAATCCAGCTCCCATGTgcatacttttttttttaattcattttttcaTTTTGCAATTATTTAAATTATTGTTCCCATTTCTATAAACAGAGGTTTCAGTTACCCCCATCAACTAGTAGGTGGAAGAGGAAGATTTTTTATATACTACGTGATAAACTGAAACTTCCAGGTGATGCTCTGACTAGTTATTTTCACATTTCTTATTGTTAACGTAAAACTATCTTCTCATTCCTCTTCACCTGTTCCGTTCCCTTTTTACTTGTTTGTAGATATGCTTTTGATGGTAATTTTCTCCATCAGTCCAAAGGTTTGGGTTATTATCTTGACTTGGTTTATTCTGGCATCTATTGCGCGAAGATATGAAGTTGCACCTTTATTTGTAAGTTCAGCTATTTTGTCAGTCATTTGCTGTGATATATATGGCAGATCTATTTGTGCTATGACTCAGTAATTTTTTCGGAACAATATCCCAAAATGTAGACTGAATGTACATATGGTAGGGGCATACCTTGGGCTCTATATGGTTAGATAGAAAGAAGGATTATATAACAAATATTGATTGGGGCAGATCCTTTTTTGTCACAAAGGGGGGGCAGGGCAGTGGAAAAAGCCACTGTTGGCATCTTGGGGTAGGGGGTTTTCAGGATGGGGTTTACCAaattaaaatagaaaagaaaGTCTCAGACTTACTGTTAGCTTATTATGAGTCGCTTCCTGTGTGTCTGTCAGCTTTCAGTAGACTGAACTGTCATTTTGCGAATTCTGTCGTATAATGCTGGCTTCTTTGTGCTTTTTTTAAAGTGATTCAAGTGGAGAAAACTAATGACATTTTGCGGAAACTGATACTTCTATTCCTCGATAAGCACTTAAGTTTGCGTGGAAGATAATGTCACATTAATTATGCTATTTATTGCTGCTTATGTTACCATGATACCagctttggaattgcccaaactTTATTCAGTATTTAGTATACAAGGAGTTAAAAATGATTAAACATATTCGATACACAGAGAAGAATTTCTGTATGGTTTTGGAAAAAGAACACAGTAGTACTAATAATTCTTTTCGTAACTTGATGCAGTTATTGGCAACTGGGTTTGGCCTTATTTTTTATAATCTTGGACACCGGCAGCAGGGAGAACTTAGGTACGTG is drawn from Nicotiana tomentosiformis chromosome 12, ASM39032v3, whole genome shotgun sequence and contains these coding sequences:
- the LOC104115266 gene encoding glycine cleavage system H protein, mitochondrial-like; amino-acid sequence: MALRMWASSTANALRVSTASRANLSPAFSISRCFSTVLDGLKYASSHEWVKHEGSVATVGITDHAQDHLGEVVFVDLPETGAAVSQGSSFGAVESVKATSDINCPISGEIVEVNTKLTETPGLVNSSPYEDGWMIKVKPSSPSELESLMGSKEYTKFCEEEDSH
- the LOC104115267 gene encoding uncharacterized protein is translated as MGEIDRDFSNKPEDHKKTVEIFLKIIGPSPPCRLNVPSSVKVHELRKMIAGNRHMPIENLRLVLRGHVLHDNENGDDIAIQLNNGDSLIVAVKPKPPPKHFRDEFEDDDDDELRFQLPPSTSRWKRKIFYILRDKLKLPDMLLMVIFSISPKVWVIILTWFILASIARRYEVAPLFLLATGFGLIFYNLGHRQQGELSAYSVFNEDFRELPGTLNADHIDRDIRAGRF